CGTAACCTCCCACGACTGAACTCCTTGGATGTCTCCGGGAATCTCCTGGAAGATCTAGATCCAGAGCTCTTCGCGAATGCAGGTAGCCTGACCCATTTAAGCCTCagtaaaaatcagctggccgaacTGCACCCATCTTGGTTCAAAACCTTGGAGGAACTCAAGATCCTGCATCTCAACCACAATCAGATGAAGGAGATCCTGACCTCCTGCTTCCGTAAGCTAACTCAGCTGTTGTCCCTGGATCTCTCCTTCAACCTCCTCTGTTGCCTCTCTCCGGAGATGTTCAGAGGCCTAACGTctttaacaaatttaaatctGAACAACAACCCCATCCAGTCTATCGCCCCCCAAACCTTCCATGGGACTCCCAGGCTGCGGATTCTCTCCCACACCAGCCTGTCCCATGTTCCGGCTGGGCTATTTCAGTCCTTAAAGAATGTGGGACGGTTGGATCTCTCCGCCAACGAGATCACCTCTCTGGATTCTCCCTTGGTCAATGGGTCATCTTTGGGATTCACTCTCAATCTCAGTGGGAATCCCTGGGCATGTGACTGCCGCCTGCAGGCTCTCTTAAACTGGGTCCAGAAACACAATGTGGATTTGTTCCCCAAGGAAGACGTTGTCTGCACTTTTCCCAAAAGTTTGAAGGGTCAAGTGGCAACTTCGCTTAACGGATCTCAGCTGTGCTCCTGCTAaaacttttgatttttttaaaataatcatttcttcttttggaatctcCTTGCTTTTCCATAGTTGAGCATATGTTATTCTAGTCGCTGTTAAAATATGCGTAGCCaagtatttatcttcttttttatatgatTTATTAAAGATCCCTAATaaaaattcattttgaaatcatggaaataagattaaacaattttgatgaaaacaaattggagaagctgatggtacgatggaataaggtgaaagattatatgttgagtagaatttgtgacgaaaatgtgaaaaataaactccaatcactctttgaatagtaaacaaatgcaaaatagAGCTAAGGAtataaaagaacataaactagtaaatatttgaaccccctaattggtggtggtggtgggtattgtcagtcgggtgatgggcacatgcactgtgcagtgttttatgtttgttttatgttatatatcaatgtgcaaaaccaataaaaaaaaattttttttttttaaaaagatccctaataaaaattatggttttttctctctattttttcttttaaaacttctATTAACCATTCCTCTATAGTTTTCCAATAGATTTTGGCTTTAATACCCGAAtgaatgtgttgtggttcagcctgagtcagatcaaagaccagctgcgtctctgctggctccatgcccaggggaggctgagagtgaagaggagagttctttgcagtcagacagtgcagacagcagtcacgaaagtgaaggtgatgcaaggcctgggagccctggggaagggctatctcaagcaagtagctgtgattctctggagtccctggatgatgacgcacaagctatcattagtatgcggcagagacgcatagctcaaaggagaaatcagctgcatagatattatcagcgttgaatgaggaacaccagggggttgggtgtggtcttcattagcagggaagggtttataaggcatgagaaccattccggcagcgtggagtgttatcaaagtgaagttggtgttatctgccttttctctcaaggtttttttcctgacttgtggcccagcagtcttgaagacccgtgggagggtttgtgtctgttagcaacagcctcgtttggcattaaggatcctgtgtttctgtatgaacaattgccttcgtgtatctatttggagttccactgtttttcctgatctgtaaggacattttgtgttgacttcttttctctttaccattataaaactgtgtttggattcaaccggtgtgtctggcttacctttttgggttggtcatagcttccggagtgacccagacagaacagaatgatagaaagatcctttttattttttacatttccagcacagtaGCAAtacatttgggaacatttttgaaattctctcaTGTCCTAGATGCCAATGGTAGAATATCTTAcattggttttctttaaatgcaTTTGACTGCATTTCTAATTTCCAGttctattattaatattttacctTTGGGGTcttgtatatctcttttgaatTGACTGGTTTTTTTCACATACATTGCaataccacttttttttttttctctgccaATGAAGTGTATAGATTTCCCAATTTTGCATTTTCTATTAATCTTTGATTCTGTTTATTGATATGTAGTTCTTGCAAGGTGATCACATTGTTTGGTAATTTATTTAGTTTTGTAAATAGTAATCTTCTTTTTAGGGGGGGTTATTTAGTCcattgatattgattgatattaTATTTAATTCTTCTGACATTCTTATTTATAGTATTTGTAGTATCTTGTTTGGTATCTTGGCTCTCgtagctttttttgtttttttcttgctgttctaattttctttcattttctttctgggttttttcctgTTGCAACTGATTCGTCTTCCTCCTGCCTtgcttcttctaattcttctctgCTTCCCTTACTTTCTTTGCTTGGTAGTTCTTCCAACCCTAACCCTTTTTCTTCACAAAAGTTTCTTGCTTCTTCCACTGTTTCAattctgattttcttttcttgCCATGTTACAATCATGCCTTCTGCTACCAGCCGTCTGAACATTATATTACCTTTAATCAATCTCTTGGTTAAAAATTGATactgtcttctatttttcttattctgagtttgcggagaggggcggcatataaatccaataaatctatataaatccaataaatctaatcttatTCTGCATGGTACCTGTTTCAATATTATGACTTCTTTGCCCTTGTAAGCAACTGTTTGATTTTGCAACCATTTATAGATGTCATCTCTTATAGCTCTTCTTGCGAATTTTATATGAACTTCCCTCGGTAAATTATGCCTCCTTGCAAAATTTGTATGCACTCTGTAAAGTTCATCGACTTCATGTATTATCTTTTATGGATCCATTTGTAGAATTTCAGCCAATATCTCTATCATCTTCTCTCCtaacttctcttccttttcttctactATATTCTGGAAGCGCAAGCTATATGATGCGCACTCCATCTCTAAAAGGGCGATAGCTTCTTCTAAATTTCTTGTTGATATATCATTTTTCGCTTCAATCGCCTCCATTTTCTGACCGACTTTCTCcaccttatctttttttttttcattttctgttcATTTTCCAATAGTGTTCGTTGGATATCCACATTTTTTTCATCCATacctttaattttttcttttagatcgcccatctctgcttttatttctgcttttagtTCTGCGTGCTGCTGTTTTGCTTCTTCTCTGCTACTTTCTAATGTTATCTGAGATTTAGCCATTAATTCtcccctcgaaacagaataccctacgagactagactttcaatcctgggcctagaaagcttagaactaagacgccttaaacaagatctaagtattgcccacaagatcatatgctgcaacgtcctgcctgtcggcgactacttcagattcaaccacaacaacacaagagcacacaacagatttaaacttaatattaaccgctccaaacttgactgtaaaaaatatgacttcagtaaccgagttgtcgaagtgttgaactcattaccggactccatagtgtcaccctgaaacccccaacactttacccttagattatctatggttgacctatccagattcctaagaggtcagtaaggagcgagtacaagtgcactagagtgccttctgtcccctgtcctattgctctcctatatctcctatacatttcttttattcttatatctcttcttctattctttcattgatatgttctattactatatcttcttttctattatttcttagatatatttttgttgtgattcagcctgaggctcctcagggaccggctgcgtctctgctggatacaggcccagaggaggaggacagtgaacaggagggggaggaccaggcagatgggggagaggaaagtcaggaagaggatgagggggagcagcctgagagccccgggggggggctctccccagccagtagcctggcctcattgaatgaggaagcacaggctataattgacatgagacagagacgtgcagctcagagacgggaccaattagaaaggtattggcatcactgaattggcaacagctgggtttgggtgtggttctcctcagcagggtttaaaaggcaggcccgccctttcagccatgtggagcattatcaactggaagttctgtgaccctgctttgcttctcggcatctctgatcttggcttgtggcctagaagagtggaagacttgggggaggcgtatgtttgttatctccagcgttgtttttgacagcaagaatcctgttttacttcatggccttcgtgaaacatctttgaagtttcagcgtgttcctgtttgtaaggacattttctgttacctgtgtttgctttgaattctataaactgcctttgatttttaccagtgtgtctggcttctctttttgggttggtgtttgctggagggacccagacagaacatattttactatgagtatctcctctataaccttcatcatgtattttactatgtgtgtgtgtatatatatatatatatacccacgaaaccctctttgtgtattggacaaaataaataaataaataataaaaaataaataaataaagaatagaagaaagatataggcatagaagagaagatatatgggatacaggagagacaataggacaggggtcggaaggcactctagtgcacttatgcacaccccttactgacctcttaggaatctggagaggtcaaccgtggacagtcaaagggtaaaatgttgggggttaggggatgatactacggagtccggtaatgagttccatgcttcaacaactctattactaaagtcgtattttttacaatcaagtttggagcggttaatattgaacttgaatctgttatgtgctcttgtgttgttgtggttgaaactgaagtagtcgttgacaggcaggacattgcattatttatttatttatttatttatttattgtttttgtttgtttgttagagttggaagggaccatgcatgtcatcaagtccaaccccctgcctaagcaggaaccctatagcacccctatagcactgtattttttttacagtcaagtttggagcggttaatattgagcttgaatttgttatgtgctcttgtgttgttgtggttgaagctgaagtagtcgttgacaggcaggacattgcagcatataatcttatgggcaatacttagatcatgtttaaggcatcttagttctaagttttctaggcccaggattgtaagtctagtttcatacggtattctgttacgggaggaggaatgaagggctcttctggtgaagtatcatgTGGAAAGAGGAGCAACCTGAGACCTTGGGGAGGGGGTTCCCCCACTTGTTTTAGGCAGTGTCCCAAAAGAGATGAGGAAATTGTTTCTCCTTCCAAAAACAACAGAGAAACGTACTTTTTTGAAAGCACTTCAAGTAAAGGGGAATGTCAACATTTGTCTTTGCTTTTGAACAAAGGTTGAGCTGAGCAGAGACACTGACTCCCCTCTCCCACCGTGATGCAATCAGGACGGGGAATTATTTTCCCCCTAATATTTGAGGACAGCGACTTCCTCACAGCGCAAGTATATAAGATAGTTCCtgctgaacacagcattccagaAAGAGGGAGGCTGGCAGTCATACGGTTTGGACGAAAGCTACAGGTAGGTGCACACTTTTTGGCTTCATAGCACAAGCTGTgtaggaaaaaagaaggagggaaagaaggaaggaaggagagtgggatagaggaggaaaggaagaaagaaagaagaaaaggagataaAGAAGGGTAAGGAAAGAGGGAgacaaataaaaagagagagagagagagaagaagaaagaaagaagaaataaagagggagggaggaaggaaggaaggaagaaaaaagaaagggagagaaagaatggaaagaaagagggagggagacagagaaagaaagaaagaaagaaggagggaaagaaggaagtaaggaGAGTGGgatagaggaggaaaggaagaaagaaagaagaaagggagataaagaagggcaagaaagagggagacaaataaaaagagagaaagaaagaaagaggaaggaaggaaggaaaaagaaaaggagagaaagaatagaaagaaagagggagggagggagacagagaaggaaggaaggaaggaaggaaggagtgtggGAATCAAAGCCATGGAAGCTGCAAAAAATCAGATTGGTTTGATTTCCCTTCTCTCCAAATTTCTAGTCCTTAAAATTTCCTAACTGAGAAACAGAATGATTGGACCCTAAACAACTGTTTCACACCAAGATGCACAGTTTGGGAGAAAGAGAATGGCAAGAAGAAGCAAAACAAGGAATCGTGGCTAGGGGGCCTCACAGGGGAAATTTCTTGAGGGTTTAAAagtggaaaagagaaggaaggaaggaaggaaggaaggaaggaagggaaggaaggaaggaaggaaggaagggtgagagagagggtggaaggatggaggtaagtggagagaaggagagagggaggagaaagggagggaagaaaggaagataggaaaaaaggaggaagagaggaagaaaaggagagtgggaggaaagaagggagggacgagagagggagggagaaatagaggcaggtcaagggaaaggaaggggaaagacaCAAGGAGGGA
This genomic window from Erythrolamprus reginae isolate rEryReg1 chromosome 1, rEryReg1.hap1, whole genome shotgun sequence contains:
- the LOC139163400 gene encoding phospholipase A2 inhibitor-like yields the protein MKPSVPPLLVFCLVMSLNSYTQQAPHCLPLLGCENMTFICNVSSLREFPTSFPTGTTFISIQSTQISSLGADALQGLPELQMLFLSNNQLKTLPSGLFRNLPRLNSLDVSGNLLEDLDPELFANAGSLTHLSLSKNQLAELHPSWFKTLEELKILHLNHNQMKEILTSCFRKLTQLLSLDLSFNLLCCLSPEMFRGLTSLTNLNLNNNPIQSIAPQTFHGTPRLRILSHTSLSHVPAGLFQSLKNVGRLDLSANEITSLDSPLVNGSSLGFTLNLSGNPWACDCRLQALLNWVQKHNVDLFPKEDVVCTFPKSLKGQVATSLNGSQLCSC